One genomic window of Burkholderia diffusa includes the following:
- a CDS encoding acyl-CoA thioesterase has translation MTDSTLELPQKQPALRVVPQPHDANVHGDVFGGWIMSQVDIAGSIPASQRANGRVATVAVNSFVFKQPVFVGDLLSFYATIMRTGNTSITVDVEVYAQRMRLMGEVVKVTEATLTYVATGPDRKPRQLPPL, from the coding sequence ATGACCGATTCGACCCTCGAACTTCCGCAAAAGCAGCCCGCGCTGCGCGTCGTCCCGCAACCGCACGACGCGAACGTCCACGGCGACGTGTTCGGCGGCTGGATCATGTCGCAGGTCGACATCGCCGGCTCGATCCCCGCGAGCCAGCGCGCGAACGGCCGTGTCGCGACGGTCGCGGTCAATTCGTTCGTGTTCAAGCAGCCGGTGTTCGTGGGCGATCTGCTCAGCTTCTACGCGACCATCATGCGCACCGGCAACACGTCGATCACGGTCGACGTCGAGGTGTACGCGCAACGCATGCGCCTGATGGGCGAAGTCGTGAAGGTCACCGAAGCGACGCTCACCTACGTCGCGACCGGCCCCGATCGCAAGCCGCGGCAGCTGCCGCCGCTCTGA
- a CDS encoding nitrate reductase associated protein produces the protein MGLSDAPLLFNFEHESSENLTYIPMIVRFNLDRFGLRISLEQWQLLPLEDRKLLARFPADDDTAIEPNFDHALFEMLRTHADLEPSWFQPDEQPSWRATDSVPDALVQQSALAGLPAPALAQWQRLAPFQRYVLMKLSRKPTLNHDFLPAMREFGLTATH, from the coding sequence ATGGGACTCAGCGACGCTCCGCTGCTATTCAATTTCGAACACGAATCGTCGGAAAACCTGACGTACATTCCGATGATCGTGCGTTTCAATCTCGACCGTTTCGGTCTGCGGATTTCCCTGGAGCAGTGGCAATTGCTGCCGCTCGAGGACCGCAAGCTGCTCGCGCGCTTTCCGGCCGACGACGACACCGCGATCGAGCCCAATTTCGATCACGCGCTATTCGAAATGCTGCGCACGCACGCCGACCTCGAACCGTCCTGGTTCCAGCCGGACGAGCAGCCGAGCTGGCGCGCGACCGACTCGGTGCCGGATGCGCTCGTGCAGCAGAGCGCGCTGGCCGGGCTGCCGGCGCCCGCGCTCGCGCAGTGGCAGCGGCTCGCGCCGTTCCAGCGCTACGTGCTGATGAAGCTGTCGCGCAAGCCGACGCTCAATCACGACTTCCTGCCCGCGATGCGGGAGTTCGGGCTGACGGCCACGCACTGA
- the fdhD gene encoding formate dehydrogenase accessory sulfurtransferase FdhD: protein MLVNPTETEEPRGAIELSVRRTRGGAVETAHDYVGQEWPVALVFNGISHAVMMCTPRDLEAFAVGFAISEGIVERGSDIKDIEVILHADAPLPHAEVHLEVVQQAFAALKDRRRALAGRTGCGVCGIESIDLLDLAPERVPDTGFLARLAPDALARAAHALPVHQALTRLTGGLHAAAWCDATGAIRMAFEDVGRHNALDKLIGSLVLARADATDGFVFLSSRASYELVRKSARVGIPMVATISAPSSLAIEIAKAAGLRLVSFCRETGHVDYGTA from the coding sequence GTGCTGGTGAATCCGACTGAAACAGAAGAACCGCGCGGCGCGATCGAGCTGTCCGTGCGCCGCACGCGCGGCGGCGCCGTCGAAACCGCGCACGACTATGTCGGCCAGGAATGGCCGGTCGCGCTCGTGTTCAACGGCATCTCGCATGCGGTGATGATGTGCACGCCGCGCGACCTGGAGGCGTTCGCGGTCGGCTTTGCTATCTCGGAAGGGATTGTCGAACGCGGCAGCGACATCAAGGACATCGAGGTGATCCTGCACGCCGACGCGCCGCTGCCGCACGCGGAGGTGCATCTGGAGGTCGTCCAGCAGGCGTTCGCCGCGCTGAAGGACCGCCGCCGCGCGCTCGCGGGCCGCACCGGCTGCGGCGTGTGCGGGATCGAGAGCATCGACCTGCTCGATCTCGCGCCCGAGCGGGTGCCCGACACCGGCTTTCTCGCGCGCCTCGCGCCCGACGCGCTCGCGCGCGCGGCGCACGCGCTGCCGGTGCACCAGGCGCTCACGCGCCTCACCGGCGGCCTGCATGCGGCCGCGTGGTGCGACGCAACAGGCGCGATCCGGATGGCGTTCGAGGATGTCGGCCGCCACAACGCGCTCGACAAGCTGATCGGCTCGCTCGTGCTCGCGCGTGCCGACGCGACCGACGGCTTCGTGTTCCTGTCGAGCCGCGCGAGCTACGAGCTCGTGCGCAAGTCGGCGCGGGTTGGGATCCCGATGGTCGCGACGATCTCCGCGCCGTCGTCGCTCGCGATCGAGATCGCGAAGGCGGCCGGCCTGCGCCTGGTCAGTTTCTGCCGGGAAACCGGCCACGTCGATTACGGCACGGCCTGA
- a CDS encoding enoyl-CoA hydratase gives MAEIQVERADGVMTITIARPAKKNALTAAMYQTMADALADAQEDKAVRVIVLRGSDGNFSAGNDLEDFLKSPPKDENASVFQFLARISGAAKPIVAVVPGIAVGVGVTMLLHCDLVYAADTAAFSLPFAQLGLCPEAASSVLLPRLAGHQVAAEKLLLGEAFDALEAHRIGIVNRVLPAAELDAFAAKQAAKLAALPASSLRVTKALLKETGRVGVAARMKEEAGHFSAMLRAPEAREAMTAFFEKRKPDFRQFD, from the coding sequence GTGGCCGAAATTCAAGTGGAGCGCGCCGACGGCGTGATGACGATCACGATCGCGCGCCCGGCGAAGAAGAACGCGCTGACGGCGGCGATGTACCAGACGATGGCCGATGCGCTCGCCGACGCGCAGGAGGACAAGGCAGTCCGCGTGATCGTGCTGCGCGGCAGCGACGGCAACTTCAGCGCGGGCAACGATCTCGAGGATTTCCTGAAGTCGCCGCCGAAGGACGAGAACGCGTCGGTATTCCAGTTTCTCGCACGCATCAGCGGCGCAGCCAAGCCGATCGTCGCCGTGGTGCCCGGCATCGCGGTCGGCGTCGGCGTGACGATGCTGCTGCACTGCGATCTCGTCTACGCGGCCGACACCGCCGCATTCTCGCTGCCGTTCGCGCAGCTCGGGCTGTGCCCGGAAGCCGCATCGAGCGTGCTGCTGCCGCGTTTGGCCGGCCATCAGGTCGCCGCCGAGAAGCTGCTGCTCGGCGAAGCGTTCGACGCGCTGGAAGCGCACCGCATCGGCATCGTCAACCGGGTGCTGCCGGCCGCCGAGCTCGACGCATTCGCGGCGAAGCAGGCCGCGAAACTCGCGGCGCTGCCGGCGTCGTCGCTGCGCGTGACGAAGGCGCTCTTGAAGGAGACGGGCAGGGTGGGCGTTGCCGCGCGGATGAAGGAGGAGGCCGGGCACTTCTCGGCAATGCTGCGCGCGCCGGAAGCACGCGAGGCGATGACCGCATTCTTCGAGAAGCGCAAGCCGGATTTCCGTCAGTTTGACTGA
- a CDS encoding acetyl-CoA C-acyltransferase, producing the protein MSKQLQDAYIVAASRTPIGKAPRGVFKNTRPDELLVHAIKSAVAQVPGLDTKVIEDAIIGCAIPEAEQGLNVARMGALLAGLPQTVGGVTVNRFCASGITALAMAADRIRVGESDALLAGGCESMSMVPMMGNKPSMSPHIFDRSEDFGIAYGMGLTAERVAEQWKVSREDQDAFSVESHRKALAAQQAGEFGDEIAAYTITERFPNLATGEVDVTTREIKLDEGPRADTSLEGLAKLRTVFANKGSVTAGNSSQTSDGAGALLVVSEKVLKEFNLTPLARFVSFAVRGVPPEIMGIGPKEAIPAALKAAGLKQDDLDWIELNEAFAAQSLAVIRDLGLDPSKVNPVGGAIALGHPLGATGAIRAATVVHGLRRRNLKYGMVTMCVGTGMGAAGIIERL; encoded by the coding sequence ATGAGCAAACAACTGCAAGACGCATACATCGTCGCCGCAAGCCGCACCCCGATCGGCAAGGCTCCGCGCGGTGTCTTCAAGAACACGCGCCCCGACGAGCTGCTGGTTCACGCGATCAAGTCGGCGGTCGCGCAGGTGCCCGGCCTCGACACGAAGGTGATCGAGGACGCGATCATCGGCTGCGCGATTCCGGAAGCCGAGCAGGGCTTGAACGTTGCGCGCATGGGCGCGCTGCTCGCGGGTCTGCCGCAGACGGTCGGCGGCGTGACGGTCAACCGCTTCTGCGCGTCGGGCATCACGGCGCTGGCGATGGCGGCGGACCGCATTCGCGTCGGCGAATCGGACGCGTTGCTCGCGGGCGGCTGCGAATCGATGAGCATGGTGCCGATGATGGGCAACAAGCCGTCGATGTCGCCGCACATCTTCGATCGCAGCGAGGATTTCGGCATCGCATACGGAATGGGCTTGACCGCCGAGCGCGTCGCCGAGCAGTGGAAGGTGAGCCGCGAAGACCAGGACGCGTTCTCTGTCGAGTCGCACCGCAAGGCGCTCGCCGCGCAGCAGGCCGGCGAGTTCGGCGACGAAATCGCCGCGTACACGATCACCGAGCGTTTCCCGAACCTCGCGACCGGGGAAGTCGACGTGACGACGCGGGAGATCAAGCTGGACGAAGGCCCGCGCGCGGACACGTCGCTCGAAGGCCTCGCGAAGCTGCGCACGGTGTTCGCGAACAAGGGCTCGGTCACGGCCGGCAACAGCTCGCAGACGTCGGACGGCGCGGGCGCGCTGCTGGTCGTATCGGAGAAGGTGCTCAAGGAATTCAACCTGACGCCGCTCGCGCGCTTCGTGAGCTTCGCGGTGCGCGGCGTGCCGCCGGAAATCATGGGCATCGGGCCGAAGGAAGCGATCCCGGCCGCGCTGAAGGCCGCCGGCCTGAAGCAGGACGACCTCGACTGGATCGAGCTGAACGAGGCATTCGCCGCGCAATCGCTGGCGGTGATCCGCGATCTCGGCCTCGACCCGTCGAAGGTCAACCCGGTCGGCGGCGCGATCGCGCTGGGCCACCCGCTCGGCGCGACCGGCGCAATCCGTGCGGCGACCGTCGTGCACGGCCTGCGCCGCCGCAACCTGAAGTACGGGATGGTCACGATGTGCGTCGGCACCGGCATGGGCGCGGCGGGCATCATCGAACGCCTGTAA
- a CDS encoding 3-hydroxyacyl-CoA dehydrogenase/enoyl-CoA hydratase family protein: MSNFLIRKVAVLGAGVMGAQIAAHLVNARVPVLLFDLPAKEGPKNAIALKAIENLKKLSPAPFGVKDDAKYLEAANYEDDIAKLAECDVVIEAIAERMDWKHDLYKKVAPHIAPNAIFATNTSGLSITKLSEGFSDELKARFCGVHFFNPPRYMHLVELIPTAHTRPEILDQLETFLTSIVGKGVVRAKDTPNFIANRVGIFSILAVITEAAKFGLRFDEVDDLTGSRLGRAKSATFRTADVVGLDTMAHVIKTMQDNLADDPFFPVYQTPAVLAELVKQGALGQKTGGGFYKKEGKAIKVLDAKTGTYVDSGAKADETVGRILKRPPAERLKLLRETNHPHAQFLWSIFRDVFHYIGVHLESIADNARDVDLAIRWGFGWNEGPFEGWQAAGWKQVAEWVQEDIAAGKALANVPLPSWVLEGPVAEKGGVHTAEGSWAPASKRFVPRSDLAVYDRQVFRAPLLGEAGADPRTYGKTLFETDAVRAWVDDRAGEDDVVIVSFKSKMNTIGPSVIDGLVQAIELAEKDYKGVVIWQPTSLKLGTPGGPFSAGANLEEAMPAFMMGGAKGIEPFVKKFQEGMLRVKYANVPVVAAVSGIALGGGCELMLHSAKRVVHVESYIGLVEVGVGLVPAGGGLKEAALRAADAATAANATTDILKFVTKSFENAAMAKVSSSAHDARAMGYLKPSDTIIFNVFELLDTAKKEARALAAVGYRAPLRAKDVPVAGRSAIATIKASLVNMRDGRFISDHDFLIASRIAEAVCGGDVEAGSLVDEQWLLALERRAFVELLGTQKTQERIMGMLQTGKPVRN, from the coding sequence GTGAGCAATTTCCTGATTCGCAAGGTCGCCGTGCTGGGCGCCGGCGTGATGGGCGCGCAGATCGCCGCGCATCTCGTCAACGCGCGCGTGCCGGTGCTGCTGTTCGACCTGCCGGCCAAGGAAGGCCCGAAAAACGCGATCGCGCTGAAGGCGATCGAAAACCTGAAGAAGCTGTCGCCCGCGCCGTTCGGCGTGAAGGACGACGCGAAATACCTCGAAGCAGCGAACTACGAAGACGACATCGCGAAGCTCGCCGAGTGCGACGTCGTGATCGAGGCGATCGCCGAGCGGATGGACTGGAAGCACGACCTGTACAAGAAGGTCGCGCCGCACATCGCACCGAATGCGATCTTCGCGACCAACACGTCGGGCCTGTCGATCACGAAGTTGTCCGAAGGTTTCTCGGACGAACTGAAGGCGCGCTTCTGCGGCGTGCACTTCTTCAACCCGCCGCGCTACATGCATCTCGTCGAGCTGATCCCGACCGCGCATACGCGTCCGGAGATCCTCGACCAGCTCGAGACCTTCCTGACGAGCATCGTCGGCAAGGGCGTCGTGCGAGCGAAGGACACGCCGAACTTCATCGCGAACCGCGTCGGCATCTTCTCGATCCTCGCGGTGATCACCGAGGCCGCGAAATTCGGCCTGCGCTTCGACGAAGTCGACGACCTGACGGGCAGCCGCCTCGGCCGCGCGAAGTCGGCGACGTTCCGCACCGCGGACGTAGTCGGCCTCGACACGATGGCGCACGTGATCAAGACGATGCAGGACAACCTCGCCGACGATCCGTTCTTCCCGGTCTACCAGACGCCAGCCGTGCTCGCCGAGCTGGTGAAGCAGGGCGCGCTCGGCCAGAAGACGGGCGGCGGTTTCTACAAGAAGGAAGGCAAGGCGATCAAGGTGCTCGACGCGAAGACGGGCACCTACGTCGATTCGGGCGCGAAGGCGGACGAAACCGTCGGCCGCATCCTGAAGCGCCCGCCGGCGGAGCGCCTGAAGCTGCTGCGCGAAACGAACCATCCGCACGCGCAGTTCCTGTGGTCGATCTTCCGCGACGTGTTCCACTACATCGGCGTGCATCTCGAGTCGATCGCCGACAACGCGCGCGACGTCGATCTCGCGATCCGCTGGGGCTTCGGCTGGAATGAAGGCCCGTTCGAAGGCTGGCAGGCCGCCGGCTGGAAGCAGGTCGCCGAGTGGGTGCAGGAAGACATCGCGGCCGGCAAGGCGCTCGCGAACGTGCCGCTGCCGTCGTGGGTTCTCGAAGGCCCGGTTGCCGAGAAGGGCGGTGTGCACACGGCCGAAGGCTCGTGGGCGCCGGCGTCGAAGCGCTTCGTGCCGCGTTCCGATCTCGCCGTCTACGACAGGCAGGTGTTCCGCGCGCCGCTGCTCGGTGAAGCGGGCGCCGATCCGAGGACGTACGGCAAGACGCTGTTCGAGACCGACGCGGTGCGTGCATGGGTCGACGATCGTGCAGGTGAAGACGACGTCGTGATCGTATCGTTCAAGTCGAAGATGAACACGATCGGGCCGAGCGTGATCGACGGCCTCGTGCAGGCGATCGAACTCGCGGAGAAGGACTACAAGGGCGTGGTGATCTGGCAGCCGACGTCGCTGAAGCTCGGCACACCGGGCGGCCCGTTCTCGGCCGGTGCGAACCTCGAAGAGGCGATGCCCGCGTTCATGATGGGCGGCGCGAAGGGCATCGAGCCGTTCGTGAAGAAATTCCAGGAAGGCATGCTGCGCGTCAAGTACGCGAACGTGCCGGTCGTTGCGGCCGTGTCGGGCATCGCGCTCGGCGGCGGGTGCGAGCTGATGCTGCACAGCGCGAAGCGCGTCGTGCACGTCGAGAGCTACATCGGTCTCGTCGAAGTGGGCGTCGGCCTCGTGCCGGCGGGCGGCGGGCTGAAGGAAGCGGCGCTGCGCGCGGCGGATGCGGCAACGGCCGCGAACGCGACCACCGACATCCTGAAGTTCGTCACGAAGTCGTTCGAGAACGCGGCGATGGCAAAGGTATCGTCGTCGGCGCACGATGCACGCGCGATGGGCTACCTGAAGCCGTCCGACACGATCATCTTCAACGTGTTCGAGCTGCTCGATACCGCGAAGAAGGAAGCACGCGCGCTGGCGGCCGTCGGCTACCGTGCGCCGCTGCGCGCGAAGGACGTGCCGGTCGCGGGCCGCTCGGCCATCGCGACGATCAAGGCATCGCTCGTCAACATGCGTGACGGCCGCTTCATCAGCGACCACGACTTCCTGATCGCGAGCCGCATCGCCGAAGCCGTGTGCGGCGGCGACGTCGAAGCCGGCAGCCTCGTCGACGAGCAATGGCTGCTCGCGCTCGAGCGCCGCGCATTCGTCGAGCTGCTCGGCACGCAGAAGACGCAGGAACGGATCATGGGCATGTTGCAGACCGGCAAGCCGGTGCGTAACTGA
- a CDS encoding acyl-CoA dehydrogenase C-terminal domain-containing protein: MGQYAAPLRDMQFVLHELLNVEAEVKQMPRHADLDADTINQVLEEAGKFCSEVLFPLNQIGDREGCTYEGDGVVKTPTGFKEAYQQYVEAGWPALGCDPDYGGQGLPAFVNNALYEMLNSANQAWTMYPGLSHGAYECLHAHGAPELQQRYLPKLVSGEWTGTMCLTEPHCGTDLGILRTKAEPNGDGSYSISGTKIFISSGEHDMSKNIIHLVLARLPDAPQGTKGISLFIVPKFIPDAAGEPGERNGIKCGSIEHKMGIHGNSTCVMNLDNAKGWMVGEPNKGLNAMFVMMNAARLGVGMQGLGLTEVAYQNSLTYAKERLQMRSLTGPKAPDKPADPIIVHPDVRRMLLTQKAYAEGARAFTYWSALQIDKELSHADEAVRKEAADLVALLTPIIKAFLTDNAFESTNHAMQIYGGHGFISEWGMEQYVRDARINMIYEGTNSIQSLDLLGRKVLGDMGAKLKKFGKLVTEFAEAEGVKPEMAEFINPLADIGDKVQKLTMEIGMKAMQNPDEVGAAAVPYLRTVGHLVFSYFWARMARLALDKEASGDPFYKSKLATARFYFARLLPETAATIRAARAGSKTLMEVDESLF; the protein is encoded by the coding sequence ATGGGACAGTACGCCGCGCCGCTGCGCGACATGCAATTCGTGTTGCACGAGCTTCTGAACGTCGAAGCCGAGGTCAAGCAAATGCCGCGGCATGCGGACCTCGACGCCGACACGATCAACCAGGTCCTCGAGGAAGCGGGCAAATTCTGCTCCGAGGTACTGTTCCCGCTGAACCAGATCGGCGACCGCGAAGGTTGCACGTATGAAGGCGACGGCGTCGTGAAGACCCCGACCGGCTTCAAGGAAGCGTATCAGCAGTACGTCGAGGCCGGCTGGCCGGCGCTCGGCTGCGATCCGGACTACGGCGGCCAGGGCCTGCCCGCGTTCGTGAACAACGCGCTCTACGAAATGCTGAACTCGGCGAACCAGGCATGGACGATGTATCCGGGCCTGTCGCATGGCGCCTACGAATGCCTGCACGCGCACGGCGCGCCGGAACTGCAGCAACGCTACCTGCCGAAGCTCGTGTCGGGCGAATGGACGGGCACGATGTGCCTGACCGAGCCGCACTGCGGCACCGATCTCGGCATCCTGCGCACCAAGGCCGAACCGAACGGCGACGGCTCGTACTCGATCAGCGGCACGAAGATCTTCATTTCGAGCGGCGAGCACGACATGTCGAAGAACATCATCCACCTCGTGCTCGCGCGCCTGCCGGACGCGCCGCAAGGCACGAAGGGGATCTCGCTGTTCATCGTGCCGAAATTCATTCCGGACGCTGCGGGCGAGCCGGGCGAGCGCAACGGCATCAAGTGCGGCTCGATCGAACACAAGATGGGCATCCACGGCAACTCGACGTGCGTGATGAACCTCGACAACGCGAAGGGCTGGATGGTCGGCGAGCCGAACAAGGGCCTCAACGCGATGTTCGTGATGATGAACGCCGCGCGTCTGGGCGTCGGCATGCAGGGCCTCGGCCTGACGGAAGTCGCGTACCAGAACTCGCTGACGTACGCGAAGGAGCGCCTGCAGATGCGCTCGCTGACGGGCCCGAAGGCACCGGACAAGCCGGCCGACCCGATCATCGTGCACCCGGACGTGCGTCGCATGCTGCTCACGCAGAAGGCGTACGCGGAAGGCGCGCGTGCGTTCACGTACTGGTCCGCGCTGCAGATCGACAAGGAGCTGTCGCACGCTGACGAAGCGGTGCGCAAGGAAGCGGCCGATCTCGTCGCGCTGCTCACGCCGATCATCAAGGCATTCCTGACCGACAACGCGTTCGAGTCGACCAACCATGCAATGCAGATCTACGGCGGTCACGGCTTCATCTCCGAGTGGGGCATGGAGCAGTACGTGCGCGACGCGCGGATCAACATGATCTACGAAGGCACGAACTCGATCCAGTCGCTCGACCTGCTGGGCCGCAAGGTGCTCGGCGACATGGGCGCGAAGCTGAAGAAGTTCGGCAAGCTCGTCACCGAATTCGCGGAAGCCGAAGGTGTGAAGCCGGAGATGGCCGAGTTCATCAACCCGCTCGCCGACATCGGCGACAAGGTGCAGAAGCTGACGATGGAAATCGGCATGAAGGCAATGCAGAACCCGGACGAAGTCGGCGCCGCCGCCGTGCCGTACCTGCGCACCGTCGGCCACCTGGTGTTCTCGTACTTCTGGGCGCGCATGGCGCGTCTCGCGCTCGACAAGGAAGCATCGGGCGACCCGTTCTACAAGTCGAAGCTCGCGACCGCCCGCTTCTATTTCGCGCGCCTGCTGCCCGAGACGGCGGCGACGATCCGCGCCGCGCGCGCCGGTTCGAAGACGCTGATGGAAGTCGACGAATCGCTGTTCTGA
- a CDS encoding TetR/AcrR family transcriptional regulator, which yields MRKGEQTRAAILEAALDLASRDGLEGLTIGLLAERMQMSKSGVFAHFGSREDLQVEVVREYHHRFENEVFFPSLREPRGLPRLRAMLARWTEKRIQEVTTGCIYISGAVEYDDRPDSPVREQLIASVTAWRAAMLRAISQAKEEGHLRADTDPDLMLFELYSFTLGLHHDARFLHSPDAVRLTWAALEKTIVSYQSESR from the coding sequence ATGCGAAAAGGCGAACAGACGCGTGCCGCGATACTCGAAGCTGCTTTGGACCTCGCCAGCCGTGACGGGCTGGAGGGGCTGACGATCGGCCTGCTGGCCGAGCGCATGCAGATGAGCAAGAGTGGTGTGTTCGCGCACTTCGGATCGCGCGAGGACCTGCAGGTCGAGGTCGTCCGCGAGTATCACCATCGTTTCGAAAACGAGGTGTTCTTTCCGAGCCTGCGCGAGCCGCGAGGCTTGCCGCGCCTTCGGGCGATGCTGGCCCGCTGGACGGAGAAGCGCATCCAGGAGGTGACGACCGGATGCATCTACATCAGCGGCGCCGTCGAGTACGACGACCGGCCTGACAGCCCCGTGCGCGAGCAGTTGATCGCGAGCGTGACGGCCTGGCGTGCCGCGATGCTGCGTGCCATTTCGCAGGCGAAGGAAGAAGGCCATCTGCGTGCGGATACGGATCCGGACCTGATGCTCTTCGAGTTGTACAGCTTCACGCTCGGCCTGCATCACGACGCACGATTCCTGCATTCGCCGGATGCCGTGCGCCTCACATGGGCCGCGCTGGAAAAGACGATCGTTTCGTATCAGAGCGAGAGCCGTTAG
- the clsB gene encoding cardiolipin synthase ClsB, with protein sequence MNAETRKRFAQLRQMFLQERGSASRLAFTAGNTVRLCETGSEFFHALIERIDAAREQVMLETYIFCDDAAGRPVSDALIRAAQRGVRVRVITDGVGTARLPLFDTWVGPGVEHCIYNRYLFGRFGFSRTHRKLAVIDHAVAFCGGINIVDDYAQGSATLPFPRWDFAVEMAGPAVSDVRAAFELQWHRIQFGHKPYAQYAAGLHGGEAFPDMFRRWMRSHRWIKAGALRVVTEPSVAFVARDNVVNRRAIEKAYLAAIGRARQRILLANPYFMPGRKLRRALTGAARRGVDVRILIGRNEFTALDTAVPFLYHALLRAGVRVAEYDKTILHGKVAVIDDNWATVGSSNLDALSLMLNNEANVVLVRYDAVTNELRDAIAAAFSEGREIDAARYAARPRIERMLNWLAYNTYRVVMKALTVGGYD encoded by the coding sequence ATGAATGCGGAGACCCGCAAGCGCTTCGCGCAATTGCGGCAGATGTTCCTGCAGGAGCGCGGCTCCGCGTCGCGGCTCGCGTTCACGGCCGGCAACACGGTGCGGCTTTGCGAGACCGGCAGCGAATTCTTCCACGCGCTGATCGAGCGGATCGATGCGGCGCGCGAGCAGGTGATGCTCGAAACTTACATCTTCTGCGACGACGCGGCCGGCCGTCCGGTGTCGGATGCGCTGATCCGCGCCGCGCAGCGCGGCGTGCGCGTGCGTGTGATCACCGACGGCGTCGGCACCGCGCGCCTGCCGCTGTTCGATACGTGGGTCGGCCCAGGCGTCGAGCACTGCATCTACAACCGCTACCTGTTCGGCCGCTTCGGCTTCTCGCGCACGCACCGCAAGCTCGCGGTGATCGATCATGCGGTCGCGTTCTGCGGCGGCATCAATATCGTCGACGACTACGCGCAGGGCAGCGCGACGCTGCCGTTCCCGCGCTGGGATTTCGCGGTCGAGATGGCCGGGCCGGCGGTGTCGGACGTGCGCGCCGCGTTCGAGCTGCAGTGGCACCGCATCCAGTTCGGCCACAAGCCGTACGCCCAGTACGCGGCCGGGCTGCACGGCGGCGAAGCGTTCCCGGATATGTTCCGGCGCTGGATGCGCAGCCACCGGTGGATCAAGGCCGGTGCGCTGCGGGTCGTGACGGAGCCGAGCGTCGCGTTCGTCGCGCGCGACAATGTCGTGAACCGCCGCGCGATCGAGAAGGCGTATCTCGCCGCGATCGGCCGGGCGCGCCAGCGGATCCTGCTCGCAAATCCGTATTTCATGCCGGGCCGCAAGCTGCGCCGCGCGCTGACGGGCGCCGCACGCCGCGGCGTCGACGTGCGGATCCTGATTGGCCGCAACGAGTTCACGGCGCTCGATACGGCCGTGCCGTTCCTGTATCACGCGCTGCTGCGCGCCGGCGTGCGCGTGGCGGAATACGACAAGACGATCCTGCACGGCAAGGTGGCGGTGATCGACGATAACTGGGCGACTGTCGGCTCGTCGAACCTGGACGCGCTGAGCCTGATGCTGAACAATGAGGCGAACGTCGTGCTGGTGCGCTACGATGCGGTCACCAACGAACTGCGCGATGCGATCGCGGCCGCCTTCTCCGAAGGCCGCGAAATCGACGCCGCGCGGTATGCCGCACGGCCGCGCATCGAGCGTATGCTGAACTGGCTCGCGTACAACACGTATCGCGTCGTGATGAAGGCGCTGACGGTCGGTGGTTACGACTGA
- the nudB gene encoding dihydroneopterin triphosphate diphosphatase yields MTKPPKIPESVLVVIYTPDLDVLLIKRADQPDFWQSVTGSKDALDEPLALTAAREVAEETGISVGTHDVPATALVDWHHRIEYSIYPQYLHRYAPGVTRNVEHWFGLCVPRRVGVTLSPREHVDHAWLPYREAAARCFSPSNAEAILQLPVRVSLARAPHGSSA; encoded by the coding sequence ATGACGAAGCCGCCGAAAATCCCCGAATCCGTTCTCGTCGTGATCTACACGCCCGACCTCGACGTGCTGTTGATCAAGCGCGCCGACCAGCCCGATTTCTGGCAGTCGGTGACCGGATCGAAGGACGCGCTCGACGAGCCGCTCGCGCTCACGGCCGCACGCGAAGTCGCCGAGGAAACCGGCATCTCGGTCGGTACGCACGACGTGCCGGCCACCGCGCTGGTCGACTGGCACCACCGGATCGAATACAGCATCTATCCACAATATCTGCATCGCTATGCGCCGGGCGTCACGCGCAACGTCGAGCACTGGTTCGGCCTGTGCGTGCCGCGCCGCGTCGGCGTGACGCTGTCGCCGCGCGAGCACGTCGACCATGCGTGGCTGCCGTACCGTGAAGCGGCCGCGCGTTGCTTCTCGCCGTCGAACGCCGAAGCGATCCTGCAATTGCCCGTGCGCGTCTCGCTCGCGCGGGCGCCGCACGGCTCGTCCGCATGA